From the Eschrichtius robustus isolate mEscRob2 chromosome 3, mEscRob2.pri, whole genome shotgun sequence genome, the window ataaaatgagattaGTGATAGAACAGTGGTGGCTAGAAAGTTCCAAGAGGTCATTGAAGATGGCACAAGTTAATTGTATCTAGAGAATTCAGAAAAACTTGTAAAAAGAGGAGGAGTTTACAAATAATTATGTAGGGAGCTGAGATGGGCATTCCAGATAAAGGAAGCAATATGTTGGGAGTAGAAAAGAGAATGGCCCATTTGGATGATCACACAGATGTTTGTTAAGGCTAGAGGTTTTGGAGCATGTGCATGAATGGTGAAAGATGAGTCTTGAAAGAAAAGCGTGTTATATCTTGAACACCTTTATTTATGACAATGTGAGGTTTGAAATGAATCCTGTAGGCAATGGGAAATAGCAAAGAGGTTCTCAGCAGGAAAACAAGTTGATTAGATTAAGGCTTTAGAATGATTATTCTGGCAAGGCTGTGGAGGATACATTGGAAAGGGAGGAGACCCAGGCCGGGGGAATCAGTTGGTCTACTGCAGTAGTCCTAACAAGGAGTGATGAGGTCCTGCCTTGAGCAGTgtgaagagagaggagaagacaTATAGAAGAGCTACTTTGAAGGTATACTTAGTCCAGCTTGGTTGAGAACAACATATGGGTGACTAGCAATGAGTCTAAGATGATGCAAGTAATCTGTATTTGGAAACTGAATAGATGATAACACATTATTCCATGTCAAGGAGTAATAGGAAGAGAAGCATTTTGAGAGGAATTGTGTGTTCAGAGTTTAAGAACTGATGGTGTAGCTAGGTGGAGACAACTAAAAACTATTTGAATTTCTGAGTAAAATCTGGGTAGAAAATTAAATGCCATTAATGAAAAGTATCTTAGAGCTTAACCTATAATTTTCATAGAAATATAGGAATTTGTTTTCATATCCTTAATAGCAATGTCAAAAACTTTTAGCTATACGTATATTTAATCAGAATGTTATTTTCATATCCCTGAATAGTAATGACAAAACCTTTTAGCTACACACATaattaataaatgcattttaCACATACCTAtattaaacaaaacaagacaaaacccaaAAGAGCAAATTGAGTGACAGACAGGTTGTCTTGTAACCATTACAGTGAAACACTACTGGAAGCATTGCAAATGGAAATTACATTTTGGGaagtatatatgtcaatatatgGCAAGAGTTAtaaagatgatcatatgattttgcCTCATAATCCTACTCCTGGTGATTAAAAGCAAAAGATTCAGTGTATTTAATGAAAATTTACCTTATAGATGTGGTTTACATAACAATAAGTTAAAAGGGAATAGTTTAATGTGCCTGTGTATGCGTTTATTCAGAGTAGAAACATGAAGATTATGAAGAAACATGCAGCATAtttacatagatgtaaaaatagtatttataatTGTCACGACTCTGCAAAACATGTATACCAATAGAGACTcattgaaaaacattaaaaatgaaaacagaatggtaaGATTATagataatttcctttttcttttttccaaaataaagtttTTCTCAGGACAActtttcaaaatcttttaaaaatgtatgtattaagttaaaataaggcaAACCCGTGCAGATAGACAGGCTCCAATCATCATTATTGAAATGTTTCTTGGGTATGTGGGGAGGCTGGTGTAAAGAAAGGGGATCACTTGAATGAGGGCAGAGGAGAGAAATAAGAAGATTAAGGCAGAGGAGTGAGGAGCTCAGGGAAGCCACAGCATCCCTTCACCTCCCTATGGCGTCACTGGGCTTAGGATCCACCGTGGTGGAAGCCTCATGTCACAGCTGATGTTACACGAGGCAGGAGGGGGAGATGGACCACAGTGACCACCCACCTTGTTTCCTTTACACTGTCCCTGTGCTGGGCCATGACACTGGCATGGCCTTGGGGCATGTGTGCAGTGGAAGGTTTGAATTTAGACTGGTGGCAGGAGATGAGACAACTACGTTTCTTTTGTGCACGTATTTGGTTTCACGGACACATTAAccacaggaggaggagaaaaggccACAAGGTGTTGGGTTAGTATGAGTGGAGacaaaggaactttttttttcaaccaaAGAAAGCATCAGTATTGCAAAGACTTTCCGTGATTCCACACCCATCTCGAaagccccctctcaccacaggAAGTGCGCTGATCACTGGAGGAATAAAAGAGACTGAAAGGATCAGTTCCTCAGCCTCTCGCTGCACAGCTCAGCAGGACTTCAGCCATGAGACTTCTCATTCTGGCTTTCCTCGGGATCTGCTGTCTCGCTGCATACACTGTGGAAGGTAAGTCAAAATCTTATTTATGAGATAAGCAGCATCTACATATGCAGGCAGTGGCCACACATTTTGGTTTTGACTCAGGCTTTGACTGGAGTATACTTTCTCCGAGCTAAGCCTCAGGCTCCCCatgtgcaaaatgggaataatttgaCTCTAGGAGACTTTGTAGATTTCGAAGATAAAACTTGGTTACAATCTGGGCTCCTATTTTTCACAACTGGGTGATTTGGGGTAAatttcttcacctctctgtgcttaTGCTTACTTATCTATAAGAAGAATGTTATAACCGATACGCTTACCCgggattaaaatgaaataaatattatgatCACTTATTAGGTTTCCACACAAGTCCTAACTTCTTGATTAATGTTAGCTGTGGAATGGTGATGACGATTGTATATACCTTTGAAGCTTTTGCCTATTTAATATTGATCTTGATAAATTCTCGAAAATTTTGAGAGTTCACAAAGTGGGAATGAGCTAGATGGTTTATGTTCTGAAGCAAAACAATGTTttctatgaaaacaaaaatgactGGTAGCTCATACCTTTACACCCAGGAAATCAATATTACATTAAGTGTGTAGGAGAGTCTGTTATTACTGCTATGAATGTTTTTCCTGCTGATGATCAATTTCTTGAGTTTATAAAAGACCATAAGTGCTAACAAATATCAATGTCTTATAGACAATCAAATAAACCTACAAGACATACCCAGATGAGACTTAGTTATACTGAGACTTACCTGAGCATTCTACACATATTTCTTAAAAGATCATTTTTTTCCCAGCTGGTTGGAGTATATTTCTCCTTGTGTCTCTGGCAACAAGAGGGAATATCCTTTGGGTATAATTAATGTTTCAGTTAACTCTCCTTTCAACCTCTTAATCCGTAGACTTATTACTTAGACTAGAATATCTGAACCTGATCATGAATCCCAAAGGTGTCCATAAATAGAGATGGCAATGTCTGCAACTCCCTGAAATTGtgccccaaattaaaaaaaaatattgatgaaGCCAAAACTTTAGGCCAAATGTTGTCTTAACCATGGCTGGCTGGCATTTGTCTGAGAAAACAGGCTGCCATTTGGTAGAAACCCATGTACGGGTAGGGGAAATAAGACTGAGGAAGACTGTAGACACTTGGGTATTTCCCTCTTTCACTGCATTCAGAGACAGTTCAGCATTAAAAGTAAGTTGGCAAATGTAGAGGGTTAAGAATGTGCAGGCTGGATATTGTGTGATGGAGAGAAGGAGAGCTGAAGAGCAATGGTAGTGAACACCTGGTCAGTTTCATGTTTTTATAAAAAGCCTTCTGACCCCAGCAACAATATAGCTCAAACTTCATCATCATTGGATATTATTTAAGATGCTTTTTTGCTGAATATTTCTCTGAGAAATATTCTCTGAGAATACTTGCTTCCCTGAGTAACAAATGCCAGTCTCCGGCTTAGGAGTAAATCAGCACTTAGAAACCCTTTTTAGACTTCAGAAAACCCTTACTATTATTAACTCTCCCAAGTTATTTTCCCTTCTCCAATGTAAGATGTTCTCTAAACTTAGAAAGTTTAATCCTCCTGGGACATTTCTATTGAGGATGAGTATTTAATGAACTACTTCCCttacatatttcacattttaCCATTTAAAATGAGGACacctttatttattcagtcaaaaATGAGCTACCTCTCCCACATTTAGTGTTGCCTTCCTCAAATTACTCTTTATCAGAtcactctttattttatttacaacaCTCTAACATTGATAGTAttaacaattatattttatttttgtttgcttggttttcTTTACCAGGTGTGGGGACTGAAGTCCCAGACAAGACCATCTGTGTGAGTCTGACTACCCAGCGACTGCCAATTAAAAAACTCAAGACCTACACCATCACGGAGGGCTTCATGAAAGCAGTGATGTGAGTTGCTCTCCCCCAAATCTGGGCTTGATGGAACAcagtatatagaaatgctgccctCCTCAGGAAAAATGTCAACAAGGAGGAAATCCTCAACGTAGCCAATAGTCTTTCTGTTTTTCCATATTTACCATGCCTTTATGTAGCCCCAAACAATGTTTATGACAAAAAATTGGCAACCAAGTGAAGAATATCACCCTCCTTTCTGATTTATATTAGCAGAAGAATCTAACTGGGAACCAGATGAATAATATGCTCAGTCCTGAGGGTTAGGTTTAGAGCTGGCTGGTTCAGATCAGGATTTGACCATAGAGACACACTGGTGTGGGATGCCTCCCTtcccatccctccccttccctgtctTTCTCTGCCCTTATGGTGTGCTGGAGTGGAGTGCCATATTTTATCAGTTGCCATATCTCAAGGAATAGTGTCAACAACTAGCCTACATGGTACCATTCTCTTTCTAGGATCTCATTTTCAGAATAGTAACTCTTCCCAACACACAATTGCAACGTTACCCCCAAAACTATGATAAAGAAATCACCTTTTGTCCAGAAAATAAGATGAGTGTgtttaaatttgaaaaagaagatgaTATGTAATAATTGGACTAGATGACCTCAAATGTCCAGTTTAATTACATCACCTGGTAGCAATGATGAGAAAAGGAGCCTGCAGTTTATGCTGAACCAGGGATCTGGGTATTACCTGGAGCTATTTCTCCTTTATGGCAAAATAGATTGCAGAGGAAAgattttcatttatattctcCTGAATCTGAAAGACTGTTTTGTCCAGTCATTTCTGCACAAGATCTCTTATATATGATCTGATCTTAACTTCTGGTTCCAAGGCTTTGAGGATGTGACTAACTTTGTCTATCTTTTCTTTGCATTGCAGATTTATTACCAGACGTGGCCTTAAAGTCTGTGCTGATCCACAAGTTGAATGGGTGAAAAAAGCAGTCCGAACAATAGACAAGTCCACCAGGAGAAATGTGAGCCAGACCAAGCCTACAGGAGCCCAACAATCCAACAATACAGCTGTGACCCTGACTGCGTAGTGACCCTCTGGCATCTTGTCCCCTCACTAGCCAGCCAGCTCATTTCCCTTTAAAGCTCATGGACTAATTACATTATGTTCACCTTTTATAAAAGTGCTGCATgagtcaaattattttttatatttttattttttatgtctttcaTATTAATTTAGATGgtcttattaataaatatttattattaagaaTAGTCCCAAAGTTTATTCATTACATATTGGGAAAGATAATACATCATTTGTGTTCTATTTCTGTCCTAACTGT encodes:
- the LOC137760705 gene encoding lymphotactin-like; this encodes MRLLILAFLGICCLAAYTVEGVGTEVPDKTICVSLTTQRLPIKKLKTYTITEGFMKAVIFITRRGLKVCADPQVEWVKKAVRTIDKSTRRNVSQTKPTGAQQSNNTAVTLTA